In Gammaproteobacteria bacterium, a genomic segment contains:
- a CDS encoding methyltransferase gives MLQYIYGYEITQCLYVVAKLDIADYLLESSKEIEQLAELCSASPCALYRVMRCLASLGIFVENENKEFSLNDLALPLTSTANNSAKNFIILCGESLYNAAANLLHSVKTGQVGFYHSTKMDYWEYLNLNPEKAKIFNDAMETGSRFTIDVILSVYDFSLFNYIVDIGGGKGHFIGSILKKYPSAKGISFDLAHVTIPANEYINSLELNNRCEIISGSFFDFIPAGGDLYLLKVILHDWDDDNAKAILKNCRKAVTKRSKILIIEKLIDNGNNLQSIFLGDINMLVTHGGKERSLSDFELLLKESNFHINSVLRTSTAFSIIEAIPI, from the coding sequence ATGTTACAATATATTTATGGCTATGAAATCACGCAGTGTTTGTACGTAGTTGCAAAATTGGACATTGCTGATTATTTATTGGAGAGTAGTAAAGAAATTGAGCAGCTTGCAGAGCTTTGTTCGGCCTCACCTTGCGCACTGTATAGAGTGATGAGATGCTTAGCTTCATTAGGCATCTTTGTTGAAAATGAAAATAAAGAATTTTCTTTAAATGATTTAGCGCTTCCATTAACCTCAACTGCCAATAATTCTGCAAAAAACTTTATTATCTTATGCGGTGAATCTTTATATAATGCTGCCGCAAATTTATTGCATAGCGTTAAAACTGGTCAAGTGGGGTTTTATCATTCAACCAAGATGGATTATTGGGAATATTTAAACCTTAATCCAGAAAAAGCTAAAATATTTAATGACGCGATGGAGACAGGGTCTCGATTTACTATTGATGTTATTTTATCTGTCTATGATTTTTCTCTGTTTAATTATATTGTTGATATCGGTGGCGGAAAAGGCCATTTTATTGGCAGCATTTTAAAAAAATATCCCTCAGCAAAAGGCATATCATTTGATTTAGCTCATGTTACAATACCCGCAAACGAATATATCAATAGTTTAGAATTAAATAATCGCTGTGAAATTATATCGGGAAGTTTTTTTGATTTTATTCCTGCAGGAGGAGATTTGTATCTATTAAAAGTGATATTACACGATTGGGATGATGATAATGCAAAAGCCATACTAAAAAATTGCAGAAAAGCTGTAACAAAAAGATCTAAGATCTTAATCATTGAAAAATTAATAGATAATGGAAATAATTTACAAAGTATTTTTCTAGGCGATATCAATATGTTAGTTACGCATGGGGGAAAAGAGCGTAGTTTATCCGATTTTGAGTTGTTGTTGAAAGAATCAAATTTTCATATAAACTCCGTATTAAGAACAAGCACTGCTTTTTCTATTATAGAGGCTATCCCTATATAA